In Boudabousia tangfeifanii, the DNA window GGTGGCGATGGCTTTAGCTAAGGTTGAGATTGCCGGAGAAGATTTACGTTGGCTCGATCTTTGTGCTGGGCCTGGTGGTAAAGCTGGCATGTTGGCTGGCTTTGCCAAACAGCAAGGAGCTAGTTTAGTAGCTAATGAACTTCATGAGCACCGAGCAAAGCTAGTAGCCAATACCTTAGCTCCATTTGGACCTTCGATTGCGAAGGTACATGTTGGTGACGGGGTAGAGTTCGGAAAGTCAGAGTACTGCGAAGGTAAATTCGATCGGGTTCTAGTGGACGCACCTTGTTCCGGTTTGGGCGCTCTACGCCGACGTCCAGAGGCCCGCTGGCGTAAATCTTTGACTGATATTCCACCACTCCATGAGCTCCAAACTGAGCTGCTTGCTGCGGCGGTTACTGCTTTGCGCCCTGGGGGAGTAGTTGGCTATGTGACCTGTAGCCCCGTCTTAGCTGAAACCAAGGAAGTGGTTGAGTGGGCTTTGGCCAATTTACCGCTCGAACGGGCAGCATTGACCGGTGATATCGCTAAGCTTTTAGCTCCGATGAAACTTAGCAGTGGCGATTATCAGTTCTGGCCTGATCGGGATGGTACTGATGCGCTATTCTTGTCTCTCCTACGCAAACGTGAGGAAGCATAATGTCAACAATTTCGCCTTCGATCCTAAATGCTGATGCTGCAAATTTAGGAGCGGCGTTAGTGGCTGTCAGTAATGCTGATTTCGCCCATGTGGATGTGATGGATAATCATTTCGTTCCCAATTTGACTTGGGGATTGCCGGTGGTAGAGGCATTGGTTAACCGAAATGTTTTACCCTTGGATGCACATTTAATGATTGAGGATCCTGATCGTTGGGCTCCTGCCTATGCCGAGGTCGGGTGTGCTTCGGTCACGTTCCATCATGAGGCTTGCCGCGATCCTAAAAAATTAGTGAAAGAGATCCATCGGCACGGCGCTTTAGCAGCTGCTGCGCTTAAGCCGGGCACTGATCCGAAAGTATTGAAGCCCTATTTATCAGAGTTAGATATGGTCTTGGTAATGACTGTTGAACCTGGTTTTGGGGGACAAGCATTTATGCCCCAGATGTTGCCAAAAGTCCAGGAAATCCGGCAAT includes these proteins:
- the rpe gene encoding ribulose-phosphate 3-epimerase, encoding MMSTISPSILNADAANLGAALVAVSNADFAHVDVMDNHFVPNLTWGLPVVEALVNRNVLPLDAHLMIEDPDRWAPAYAEVGCASVTFHHEACRDPKKLVKEIHRHGALAAAALKPGTDPKVLKPYLSELDMVLVMTVEPGFGGQAFMPQMLPKVQEIRQWLKAENLEIRIQVDGGISRANLAQAAEAGADVFVAGSAIFRANNPASEVEVLRGIAQEHVCH